In Nicotiana tabacum cultivar K326 chromosome 2, ASM71507v2, whole genome shotgun sequence, the following proteins share a genomic window:
- the LOC107781238 gene encoding protein JASON, with protein MLWSRLPSAEELNYPKNRDIVGVFRALVVAAMGCLFGCFRIKDGSLSPAPCSDPKSHLVSQSISTKEPVVSRNRSPLSSLFISEEKGEDDDLHQTEMDKQDTGTPKSELDAKELRDQAKFLKACGTLPETPAEIRKGLVKRKDLSTPTGDVEPLKFKSWLSDMAVQELNLNLPPEDPITPSKSNGLEKHSGSLARSPSSCMMDGHNSQSLSKSSIHGSGSSNTPASIKVNANQTHKDIASEVTPTFAPSALYMNKSVRFDCESDLSAVSCKSSSSTLDSQNAKQPGNSYALKNSPYPTPLKLSDEMQTPGTVFPAYLDNIANGKTARIRSQFVYPVLNPVYSASQLKELSDEDSYSILDSSSILLSSNMTESGEWPNEASFSSEQGMSGLKEASADKDSKVEASLSSWLKPSSINQDEGKQHNGSVYGDNVHYGRTPGDRPILGLVAAHWKDDENSHISPKKWWDGNGIPNSTNKYKEDQKVSWHATPFEERLEKALSQETSISQRKQFSGTTPITFNETEESDTAHSQVH; from the exons ATGTTATGGTCAAGGTTACCTTCCGCCGAAGAACTTAATTATCCGAAAAATCGCGATATCGTTGGAGTGTTTAGGGCACTGGTTGTCGCCGCCATGGGATGTCTATTCGGTTGTTTTCGTATCAAGGATGGTTCTCTTTCTCCTGCTCCTTGCTCCGATCCTAAATCTCATCTCGTCTCCCAGTCTATATCTACTAAG GAACCTGTAGTATCTCGCAACAGGAGTCCATTATCTTCACTTTTTATTTCTGAAG AAAAAGGCGAGGATGATGATTTGCACCAAACTGAAATGGATAAGCAAGACACAGGAACACCTAAGTCTGAGTTGGATGCGAAAGAGCTCAGGGATCAG GCCAAGTTTCTTAAAGCTTGTGGAACCTTACCTGAGACTCCTGCTGAAATTCGGAAAGGCTTGGTGAAACGCAAAGATCTATCAACTCCAACTGGAGATGTTGAACCTTTAAAATTCAAGTCTTGGCTCTCTGATATGGCTGTTCAAGAGCTCAACCTGAATTTGCCACCTGAGGACCCGATTACACCTAGTAAAAGCAATGGACTGGAAAAACATTCTGGTTCCTTGGCACGTTCACCTAGCAG CTGCATGATGGATGGACACAATAGTCAAAGTTTGTCGAAAAGCTCTATTCATGGTAGTGGGTCTTCTAACACTCCGGCATCCATTAAGGTTAATGCTAATCAGACTCATAAAGACATAGCTTCGGAAGTTACACCAACATTTGCTCCCAGTGCCCTGTACATGAACAAATCTGTTCGTTTTGACTGTGAGTCCGATCTATCTGCAGTATCATGCAAAAGTTCTTCATCGACACTTGACAGTCAAAACGCAAAGCAGCCTGGCAATTCCTATGCATTGAAAAATTCTCCCTATCCAACCCCCCTAAAACTAAGTGATGAAATGCAAACACCTGGAACTGTTTTTCCGGCATATTTAGACAACATTGCAAATGGAAAAACTGCAAGGATCAGGTCTCAGTTTGTTTATCCAGTGTTAAACCCTGTTTATAGCGCATCACAGTTAAAGGAATTGTCAGATGAAGATTCCTACTCCATTCTAGATTCTAGTTCCATATTATTGTCTAGTAACATGACAGAATCTGGTGAATGGCCAAATGAAGCAAGCTTTTCGTCAGAACAAGGAATGTCTGGGTTAAAAGAAGCTTCAGCTGATAAAGATTCAAAGGTAGAAGCAAGCTTGTCTTCGTGGCTGAAAccatcttcaatcaatcaagatGAGGGTAAGCAGCATAATGGTTCAGTTTATGGTGACAATGTTCATTATGGCAGAACTCCTGGAGATAGGCCTATTCTTGGGTTGGTTGCTGCTCACTGGAAAGATGATGAAAATTCTCATATATCTCCTAAAAAATGGTGGGATGGAAACGGGATTCCTAATTCAACAAACAAGTATAAGGAG GATCAGAAAGTAAGTTGGCATGCAACACCATTTGAAGAGAGACTGGAGAAGGCATTATCACAAGAAACTTCCATTTCACAAAG GAAGCAATTCAGTGGGACAACACCAATTACCTTTAATGAAACTGAGGAATCAGATACTGCTCACTCGCAAGTGCACTAA